From a region of the Daphnia pulicaria isolate SC F1-1A chromosome 1, SC_F0-13Bv2, whole genome shotgun sequence genome:
- the LOC124315374 gene encoding uncharacterized protein LOC124315374: MWEGSLFQFSCLCFGLSSAPWTFTKILKPVVASLRRRGIRIVIYLDDFLILNQTKEGAERDFILVVEILEKCGFLINWEKSVGVAAQEREFLGLLVNSKELSVSLLPKKIEQIIEICRKARSTIDISLREVTKILGNLAWAIQAIPFAQGHYRNIQWLYITQSARAGGNLSTKIQLDEESRAELHWWSNNVRESNGRTFSVRDPDLIIFSDTSLSGWGASLNDASAKGPWADQDRLHHINELELMVALFALKSFTSMASQVSVRLMMDNATAVHYVNNSGGSRSQRLCRISQEIVAWCVRRSITINAEYLPGTQNVVADRLSRAGQDSSDWKLNPFVFSHLRARWSLRVDLFASAWNRQLDQFVSWGRQPDAMAVDAFSLGWAGVNDYAFPPFCLIQRCLMKLLRDRAELTLVTPFWPAQTWFPLLLDLACEPALVHPREQLLLGPAGQPHPLSESLLLVAWRFSGDNSKAAAFRAEWSNSSWEGRATPHQLPTSPRGVIGVIGVFERRPIPCRLL; the protein is encoded by the coding sequence atGTGGGAAGGGTCACTTTTCCAATTTTCGTGCCTTTGTTTCGGTTTATCATCCGCCCCCTGGACCTTCACAAAGATCCTTAAACCCGTAGTGGCCTCGCTAAGAAGGAGGGGGATCCGAATTGTAATCTATTTGGATGATTTTCTCATCCTCAACCAAACCAAGGAGGGGGCAGAGCGGGATTTCATACTTGTAGTAGAAATATTAGAGAAATGTGGGTTTTTGATTAACTGGGAGAAATCTGTGGGCGTGGCCGCACAGGAAAGAGAATTTCTGGGACTTTTGGTTAACTCCAAGGAGTTATCCGTCTCTCTCCTCCCCAAGaaaatagagcaaatcattgaGATTTGTCGCAAAGCCCGCTCAACCATCGACATCTCATTAAGGGAGGTGACGAAAATTCTAGGTAATTTAGCTTGGGCGATCCAAGCTATTCCGTTTGCCCAGGGGCACTATCGAAACATCCAGTGGCTTTACATCACGCAATCAGCAAGGGCAGGAGGAAATTTATCCACAAAAATTCAGCTGGATGAAGAGTCGAGGGCTGAGTTGCATTGGTGGTCAAACAACGTGCGTGAGTCCAATGGCAGGACATTTTCTGTGCGTGATCCcgatttaatcattttttctgacacctcCCTTTCGGGGTGGGGCGCCTCCTTGAATGACGCCAGTGCCAAAGGGCCATGGGCGGATCAAGATCGTTTGCACCACATAAACGAGCTGGAGCTGATGGTGGCCTTATTCGCATTAAAATCATTTACAAGCATGGCGTCTCAGGTATCGGTGAGGCTCATGATGGATAACGCAACGGCAGTCCATTATGTTAATAATTCGGGAGGCTCCAGGTCACAGAGACTGTGTAGGATTAGCCAGGAGATAGTGGCGTGGTGTGTGCGACGCTCAATCACAATTAACGCTGAATATCTGCCGGGGACGCAAAATGTTGTTGCAGATCGCCTATCAAGAGCAGGCCAGGACTCGAGCGACTGGAAACTCAACCCGTTCGTCTTCAGTCACCTGAGAGCTCGTTGGAGCCTAAGGGTAGACTTGTTCGCATCGGCCTGGAACAGACAGCTGGACCAGTTCGTCAGTTGGGGCCGGCAACCGGACGCAATGGCGGTAGACGCCTTCAGCCTGGGCTGGGCGGGCGTAAATGACTACGCATTTCCCCCATTTTGCCTGATTCAGAGATGTCTGATGAAATTGTTGAGAGACCGAGCGGAGCTCACGTTGGTGACCCCCTTTTGGCCAGCGCAGACCTGGTTCCCGCTGCTACTAGATCTAGCGTGCGAGCCGGCCCTAGTTCACCCGAGAGAACAGTTGTTACTGGGCCCAGCAGGCCAACCACACCCGCTGTCGGAATCGCTCCTGTTGGTCGCCTGGAGATTTTCCGGAGACAATTCGAAAGCAGCGGCCTTTCGAGCCGAGTGGTCGAACTCCTCATGGGAGGGTCGCGCAACACCACATCAACTGCCTACCAGTCCGCGTGGAGTAATTGGGGTGATTGGTGTGTTCGAGAGGAGACCAATCCCATGTCGCCTCCTATAG